One Citrus sinensis cultivar Valencia sweet orange chromosome 5, DVS_A1.0, whole genome shotgun sequence genomic window, AAGTGGTTTAAAATTTATACCAAAGTAGCATTCAGAAGATGCATACATTGTTGAAACTAACGGAAGCCCACCACTGTAAAACTCAAGTATTGGAATATACTGGGCCATAGAACCTGTTACAATTACTTCAATGTACTTAGTTCTAGGccaaattttcttaattatccCCTCCCATGATTCCCCACCACATTCATTCTCAATCAAATTAGCCAAATCTTGATTAGCCCTTCCAAGTATTAGGGATACAGCATTTCTGCAGCTGGGATCCGTGATCCAGTCACTTACATGACCAATTCTTATATTGCTGCATAACTCTTTCCAGTAATCTTCCAAGAACTTTATAGCGCGTAAAAAGGCAGATGCAAAAACAGCACCAACCCTTAGAACCTCGTCGCGTTGTACTAAACCACAGAGTAATTGGCAGTACATACTCTGCTTGCTGTCAGGACACAAGATGGTCTCATCAGGACTTGTGTAAACATTGTACCGATTGAATGGCCTGTTCCTGAAGCTGTTGCTCTTGTAGTAGCTTGTTAGCACTGGCCTCGCCATCAAACCAGATGGTGTTCTAATTTCTGGTTTCACAAACAATAAGTACATTGCTTTCCCTTTGTCCAAGTCATCCACATATCTGCAAGTAGAAAtaacagaaacaaaaattgttCAGTGACATTTGTATGAATCGCCCCTTGTCCCCCTCTTTTGGGTTACTGTTgcattcatttttcaaaacgTTGCTACTCACTTGTTCATAACGGGAATAAgcatgttataaaaaaatgtcttcCTCTCCAAGTCTTCATCAGTTGATGGCATCATTTTCGGCTGACCACCTGAAGTTCCAGAGCtgcaacaaataataataataagtcaaTTACTTTAACAAAGAACATGAATTAATATGACAagatagtgtgtgtgtgtgtgtattttgcACCTTGTAAGGAACTCAGTAATTGGTTGAGCTGAAATGATATCTGAAGGCTCGCCGTTGGCAATTCTCTCAATGTAAGGCTTGATATCTTCATAATTCACAACAGGAACATTTTTCTTGAAAACTTGTAACGCGTCTACATCAAAATGGCCAATATTGAGATTGAAATAGCCTTTAAGATATTCAGTTTTCGCATTTCGGGTTAAAATTTCCTTGAGAACCTGCAGTTGTATTTGATATGCATTTGTGGTGAGGTCCTCCAAAAGCTTCATTCCAGCTTCGTTATCATTTGGATCATAGTGTGGTGGTGGTAGCAACATCCTTGCCAATGTTACCGGCTGTTTGTTCATCAAGCAGtacaattcatattattttcaaaaggcTTCTTGTGTTTGAGGGGTAGCTGCTGCTGAAAGATTATAATTGGGGGAGGGGGCGAATGATTAAATAACTGATTTTCAGGAAGGAAATGCAAGGGAAGAAGGTCCTACACACATGGCCTTGTCTGGTCAGTTCAAGCTGTGATATAATTAGATAAAACTATTACTGGTCAATACCAACAGATACAACCAACAGTCCcttcttataaaattaaaaattaattaattagactTTCAAAGCTAATGACaagatttgtttgtttaagattttcttttggttaGTGATTAAGTATTCAATcattaataatgatgatgatcaatTTAAACCCATAACGAGATAATCGGACAATATTGCAATCATGGCATGAAGCTTGCTCTGTTAAGAGAGTGCGGCAGCAAAAGCTAAATTTGAAGACATGGGGCTTGTTAAGATATCAGATTAAGATCATGTTTGCGGTTCTTGTGCAGCATTATTGTTTGAACAATAATGCTGGtttgacaaaagaaattttacaaaagtttgacaaaaaatcccaaaacacagtgtttttatttcagttgaaaagtttaaaaaaaaaaaaaagttgaaagcaTGCAAACCccaatttctcaaatttgCGTCAAGTGATACTATTTACTCACAATTGGACGGTTTCTATAAATTGAtgaatttcttattttgctaaatttttgcatgggttttaattttgaattgggGTTTTCGTGGCTGTTTATTGCTACTTCTGCTGTTATTTAGAGCTTTAATCATTGCTGTTTATTTCTGATTTCACAACAGTTTATAGAGCTATTTGTTATTTGATGCTGATTAAAGTTAtgagtaatattatatttacttaATCAGGatactttatttatatacCAACTGATGTATTATCAATAGAAATTCaccatttaaatatgaaatgataatttttaataactaattatcACTTACGACAATCAAATAATGTCACATCAgttgatatataaattaagtagagataacattattgtaaagttatatttcttttttttaattaaaacaaagtacagtgttttgggttttttttaaaaaaaattgtaaattttttttggtcaaaatagtattattatattaccttaatatgtatttttggtcaaaatagtattattatattaccTTAATAtgtattgtagtatagacttattgtaatatttacTATAAGTGCGTTGAACTTCACCCACTTGCTAATTGAAGGATTTTTATAGAATTGGAGGACTTTGatcaatgaaaatttacattGGTTGCGTTGAACTACACCCACTTGCTAATTGAAGGATTTGAGGACAAACAGACGACTAGTACTAGCTGTATCAAGTAAAATGATCAAGCTAGCAAGTGTCAAGTTGCGTTTTGTAATTCACAAGACCATGCCCCATTTGCTCTCAATCTCTCGTCTATCTAGGCCTCCCCCATTCCCCATAAGATCTCCAATTCACTTTTTTCAATCTCTTTCATTAACCATCAATTTCCAatgtaaatttgaattttacatGGAGAAGTTTATAACATGAAGAAATTCTAGTTCCGTACTGATATGCCACGAACCGTATTTCAATTGAATCAACTTtatatcaacaaaataaaataaaataaaggtcATATGTATATACTCAAAGGGATCATCTATTCATTAATGTCGACAGGATATGTTGCCGAGCATTTGCTTAGGATTGAAAAGAGCTCCCGTGGGCTGAAACTCACGTAGTCAAGCATTTTGAGGGTGTGAGTTACCATTGGACAACCAACCACACTAACGTAACATAAAATGTTAAACTATCACATAATGATTGATAGATTtggaaaacaaacaaacaaactttaataaacaaaatgtgTAAACTTAAAGAGTTTGTAATTGCGGTGgttgatgaaataaattatttttattgtgtagataaaataagttgtgattaaaaaaataattttatatttaataagttatatTACTATTGTTGTTGtgagtttaaaaaatagaatatatgcatttagtaaattttattataaaaatgttgttctattataaaattactaaaatagatataaatttaaattattattttttatttaataaacatgGGTAATGCAGGCATTTCTGCATATGGTACTATTTTTCGAGGTTTTAATGGAGCTTTCCATGGTTGTTTCACTATGCTGCTTGGTTATCGTACTTCCATTTTTGCTGAAATTTTCGCAATCAAAGCTATTGAGATTGCTTCATCTATGATTTGGTGTTTCATTTGGCTTGAAAATGATTCCACAGCGGCACTAGCTTGCCTTCACAGTCCTCGTTACTGTCATCCCTAGCAGCTTCGAATACAATGATTGAATTGTAAGAGTATGATCAATAAAATGCAATTTCATTACAGTCATATCTATCATAAGTGTAATACTGTAGCAGatgagattaaataatatGGAAATTTCTTATTCCTCTTATACTTGGTGGGATGAGCAGCTTGTTCCTTCACGTGAAAGTCTGCATCAAGACTCTTAGGCCATCTCCAATGCTTAACACTATTTTGGTGTAACACCAATACTAAAAATGTACCTTTCTCACACCAAATTTCTATTTCATCTCCAACCTATTTACATCAAATTTTACACtaaaaagaatattcttctttttattcttttaattctcaagaattaattcagttaacacaataaatattactattaatatagataattaagtaataagtaattttatatcgattaataaaaaaaatataaaaaattattaaatttgcatttaattaactaaattagtACATTATGAAAATTAGTACTAAATTGGAGGATCTAACAAAGATCTTCCAGATTACTAAATAATTGTTCTAATTTATGCTAGTAGTAAtagcttttttaatttgtgttaatttaattttgtatttttaattttgtaatatgtaatctagtaattaatgttattggcattttatttttattattaatttttgtgttgaatattttttatttaaaatattagtataatattcaaaaattaaaaaatgaaattaaaaaataacaaaaataataataataacttaaaatattatataaaataggacatatatgtaaataagaaaaagtaataagaatatttgagattttttttccctaacaCCAAATGAATAGTGTTGCACCATATTTGGTGCAATACTATTCATAACACCATTTTGGTGTTACATTGGAGAAGAATTTTACATCAAAAATGGTGTAAAAGGTGATTTGGTGTTAGGTTTAGTGCTATATTGGAGATACCCTTATGGGCTCTCCAAGTATCGCTTTTCATGatagatttataaaattgtttcttccttttttcttatttttataaaatttctcaacattcataaaaaatatatatatctttcaTTTGTATGTTAAGATTTATGAAAAAGTaagatataattttcttttgttaaaatattaagattataATACGAACTTTAAAAATGTgtgattgattatttaataaactgtTTATACTCCCTACCtccaaatttatcaaacactttattaaaaattatgaaataagttaCTTATAGTATTTCAAACGCAATCTTAAATGGGACCttagttttaataaattgattggtaaaataaataaaaaaaatgcataattAATATGGACggataacttttttttttttaatattacaatagTTATATTGATATTATAATCAAAAGATGAATGCCATGTCTGTTAAAAATGGTGTAGACTATAGAGTGGGCACTAATAAGTGGAATGAGTTGAAATGTCAGCCAGGGAGATAAGTACAAAATGCATTAAACAAACGTCGTACAATCTTATATGGTCTTTCTAGTGGAGACGTAGGTGTTTCCACACCAAgtgaacaaattaaatatttattatctattgattttttttctctaaagatAGGAATGAGTAAagtctaaattaattttttaattttatatcttttataaaatttgaatatgaaTGGGCGAGGGCCAGCTAAAGAAATGTATTGGAAAATATCTTAGTTAAGACTTGGGGCAAGGCACAAAATATCTTTGTACAAAAgtactattattaattttgtgaacGAAGCTTACTATAATACAACATCAATTTTACTCGTGCTTAAGGTTGAGAGTTTAAGCTTCCTCATATAGTTGTGGGAGTAAAAATtcctcataaattaattaatgaaataaatgattgACACATAGCGCAAGGACTCAAGTTCAGTCTCAGACTTTGGGATCCctaacattattatttataaaatataattaattgttaagataatagtaaataattaaaatgtttcTAATCCATAACTTTTTGGATACTCAAAATTCATAATTCTGATGCATGTAGATAAAGAACAAGTTCAAAtgataatgaaatataaaagttACACTAAGTTGAGTTACgaattaaattagattagaGTATATATCATTACAACTTTAACCAAAATTTTCCAgctcattttttaactttgatATTTTAAGACAGATTTATGCTTTGTATTATGTACTATATGATGTATTATGAATATGAAGAAGCTAATTTAAGCTTTGAAAAGTAATTgaaactagaaaaaaaaattacgaaCTAATATTTGCATTGCCAAAGAAATGGAAGGActaataaaaatgtttaattaattttgaatatctGTTATTTAAGGTTTTTCTGCCACTTATATAGCTCAGCCATGTCCTTAAAAAACgtttaaattttacatttggtatatatataatatttaagttttcaCCTACATCCAatctgttaggaaattgaacttcctcccaagatcactccaagcaatttatcaagcaacaaattaataagaaaattaaatggagaatacaCCAATCAAACAACACAAGATTTATGTggaaaactccaaatccagaGAAAAACCACGGCCGTTGTCACAAGAcaaccagagaaaaatattcactatgtggaaaattattacaaccacaCTCTCAGAAATAAATTTCTCACCCAAGCCTCAAATACATAATCCTGAGAAATACCCCTTAACAAAGCAAACTCGTAATACCCATATTGAGGAGCCAAATGCTCCTTCAATATAACTACATGCTTACGAATATTTCTCTCCCATATTGGAAGCTCTCAATGCTTCACTTGCATTCACCAATTGAATGCTCTCAATTGGATTGCTTCTCTTGGATTTGGATACCAAGCTCTCGAATGAGAGCTTCCTTTTATAGGCAAGATTTTGCCTAAAATCAAGCCCACCAATCTTGATCAAAATTAGTGGCTTAGCCATCAAATTTGATCAACAAATTTGGTCAACAAATTTGAAGctacctttcttttttcttcttttttttttaatcaattttcaacaatctccaccttaattaaaaaaaaaaatacataactACTGATATAAAGCACCGTCTTCACCAACAGTCATAATTCTCAACATAGAGAATTATCATACTCCACCATAAAGAGTATATCACTTAGAATCAACCATTCTAAGATTTTTTTCCCGGCACATGTCGAACATATCCGCTGAAAATTATGGTGCAATTCTCATGCTTGGTTTCCCTAAGAATTCTTCAGCCACGACATAACTTTTCCACCACACACCTTGCATTTATACCAAGCCAATGCCCGCGTGCAAACTTGTGGACCCCGCTGATCATAACATGTTCTCTTTCATGGCAACTTGGAGATCTACATGCCAAAAGAACTAACCCAGTCTCCGATCAAAAGGAAACTCACCATCTGCGAGAATATCAGTGTCTCCTTTACTGATTTTGGATTAATTTGCCGAGCCCACTCCACCTTCTTGACAATTTTCTTGAGGTGCCAAAATTGTCCACACCTTCAAATCTTTGTGCATACCAGATTTCACCTTTGACTTGAATTCTCCACAAGCCAATAAAATCATTCtcccattaatttttcaacaacaTCAAACTTCAACCAAGTTTGAAAAACACCAGCTGCTGACATATTTGCTTCCTATTCTCTTCACCACAGATTATTTGGATTGGCTCCCACTGCTtcacgtgaacagtaccgtatacgtgaatagtaccctGACACCAAAACTTCAATCAagggctctgataccactgttaggaaattgaacttcctcccaagatcactccaagcaatttatcaagcaacaaattaataagaaaattaaatggagaatacaCCAATCAAACAACACAAGATTTATGTggaaaactccaaatccagaGAAAAACCACGGCCGTTGTCACAAGAcaaccagagaaaaatattcactatgtggaaaattattacaaccacaCTCTCAGAAATAAATTTCTCACCCAAGCCTCAAATACATAATCCTGAGAAATACCCCTTAACAAAGCAAACTCGTAATACCCATATTGAGGAGCCAAATGCTCCTTCAATATAACTACATGCTTACGAATATTTCTCTCCCATGTTGGAAGCTCTCAATGCTTCACTTGCATTCACCAATTGAATGCTCTCAATTGGATTGCTTCTCTTGGATTTGGATACCAAGCTCTCGAATGAGAGCTTCCTTTTATAGGCAAGATTTTGCCTAAAATCAAGCCCACCAATCTTGATCAAAATTAGTGGCTTAGCCATCAAATTTGGTCAACAAATTTGGTCAACAAATTTGAAGctacctttcttttttcttctttttttttttaatcaattttcaacaCAATCACCCAtcgagaaaaaaaatagaaaagaaaatatatttttagaaattaaacttCGTGTAATTATTTTGCCTcagtaatttttctattttagtttaattacggagacttttatttcttattttaatagaaataaattttattacttttagcCTATTTATTGACCACAATTATTTCGTTACTCActcttttacaaattttcaatcatATAGTGGCAGATTTACAGTTGGACCACATTGggtaagaaaaaaatcataaattctcctttgttttataaattttaaacaataacagagtttttattttttttcatatatatccataatttaattacccttatgttttcatcaattttagttaataataGAGTTTCCAATTTGTTTTCAAGTTTGTCCGTAATTTGATTATACATTTTTTCCATTTGagtgattttataaaatgattgaattatatatttattgaataaactaAAATCTTTAGGGGAGCGAAAATGTTATTACtgttttaacatattttaaaaaatgttctaatttaaatatatatatgtcaatGTAATATAACATGGTCACTAATATCAAAAGTACTTACAAAAACaacatataataacaattattaatttttttcacaaattttttatgtgaattttgagattttatttgttagttatgttaactaagaagatgaagtagaaaataaaatttatattttttgatagaaaaattttcaacatcTAATTCTTCAAAGAGAATTAGAGCTCATACCAAAGAAACAACAGCACCCAAGTACCTTTTTGTTAAGTTaagtttagtttattattaaaatttttgactaataatatttgtataacttaaaaagattaatttcatttatttgcatGGTAATTAAGTATTTGACTTCAAGTATAAAACTTTTGCTTatgattttcaattaattgtaattacgtctattgatttattttaact contains:
- the LOC102615125 gene encoding indole-3-acetic acid-amido synthetase GH3.17-like, with product MNKQPVTLARMLLPPPHYDPNDNEAGMKLLEDLTTNAYQIQLQVLKEILTRNAKTEYLKGYFNLNIGHFDVDALQVFKKNVPVVNYEDIKPYIERIANGEPSDIISAQPITEFLTSSGTSGGQPKMMPSTDEDLERKTFFYNMLIPVMNKYVDDLDKGKAMYLLFVKPEIRTPSGLMARPVLTSYYKSNSFRNRPFNRYNVYTSPDETILCPDSKQSMYCQLLCGLVQRDEVLRVGAVFASAFLRAIKFLEDYWKELCSNIRIGHVSDWITDPSCRNAVSLILGRANQDLANLIENECGGESWEGIIKKIWPRTKYIEVIVTGSMAQYIPILEFYSGGLPLVSTMYASSECYFGINFKPLCKPSDVSYTLLPNMAYFEFLPVEKSNGELTQEFQCNGISDQDCQHDETEIVDLTNVKLGHCYELVVTTFTGLYRYRVGDILMVTGFHNNAPQFWFVHRKNVILSIDTDKTNEEDLLKAVTEAKLLIEPLGFLLTEYTAYADTCSIPGHYVVFWELKSKGSNNLSELDTDIMEQCCSRVEESLDSVYRRCRKKDNSIGPLEIRVVKDGTFDALMDFSVSQGSSVNQYKTPRCIKSEEAINLLDSKVVGRFFSKRVPSWEPFGITVNK